Proteins encoded within one genomic window of Streptomyces kaniharaensis:
- a CDS encoding fumarate hydratase: protein MAPTPDFEYSDLLPLGADPTPYRKLTSEGVSTFEAGGRTFLQVEPEALRLLTAEAMHDISHYLRPAHLAQLRRILDDPEASPNDRFVALDLLKNVNISAGGILPMCQDTGTAIVMGKRGQNVLTSGADESAIARGVYDAYTKLNLRYSQMAPVTMWDEKNTGNNLPAQIELYATDGDAYKFLFMAKGGGSANKSYLYQETKAILNETSMLSFLEQKIRSLGTAACPPYHLAIVIGGTSAEFALKTAKYASAHYLDNLPTSGNAKTGHGFRDLELEQKVFELTQKIGIGAQFGGKYFCHDVRVVRLPRHGASLPVAMAVSCSADRQALGKITAEGVFLEQLETDPARYLPDTTDEHLDDDVVRVDLNQPMSAIRAELSKYPVKTRLSLTGTLVVARDIAHAKIKERLDAGEGMPKYLQDHPVYYAGPAKTPEGYASGSFGPTTAGRMDSYVDQFQAAGGSMVMLAKGNRSKQVTDACAQHGGFYLGSIGGPAARLAQDCIKKVEVLEYAELGMEAVWRIEVEDFPAFIVVDDKGNDFFRETTEGPLITNLRVRSKE, encoded by the coding sequence ATGGCTCCCACGCCAGACTTCGAGTACAGCGACCTGCTCCCCCTGGGCGCTGACCCGACCCCTTACCGCAAGCTCACCTCCGAGGGTGTCTCCACCTTCGAGGCCGGCGGTCGCACCTTCCTCCAGGTCGAGCCCGAGGCCCTGCGGCTGCTCACGGCCGAGGCGATGCACGACATCTCGCACTACCTGCGCCCCGCCCACCTCGCCCAGCTGCGCCGCATCCTGGACGACCCGGAGGCCAGCCCCAACGACCGCTTCGTCGCGCTCGACCTGCTGAAGAACGTCAACATCTCGGCCGGCGGCATCCTCCCGATGTGCCAGGACACCGGCACCGCCATCGTCATGGGCAAGCGCGGCCAGAACGTCCTCACCTCCGGCGCCGACGAGTCCGCCATCGCGCGCGGCGTGTACGACGCGTACACCAAGCTCAACCTGCGCTACTCCCAGATGGCCCCGGTGACCATGTGGGACGAGAAGAACACCGGCAACAACCTGCCGGCCCAGATCGAGCTGTACGCCACCGACGGCGACGCGTACAAGTTCCTGTTCATGGCCAAGGGCGGCGGCTCCGCCAACAAGTCGTACCTCTACCAGGAGACCAAGGCCATCCTGAACGAGACGAGCATGCTCTCGTTCCTGGAGCAGAAGATCCGCTCGCTCGGCACCGCCGCCTGCCCGCCGTACCACCTGGCCATCGTGATCGGCGGCACCAGCGCCGAGTTCGCGCTCAAGACCGCCAAGTACGCGTCGGCGCACTACCTGGACAACCTGCCGACGTCGGGGAACGCGAAGACCGGCCACGGCTTCCGGGACCTGGAGCTGGAGCAGAAGGTCTTCGAGCTGACCCAGAAGATCGGCATCGGCGCCCAGTTCGGCGGCAAGTACTTCTGCCACGACGTGCGCGTCGTCCGCCTGCCGCGGCACGGCGCCTCGCTGCCCGTCGCCATGGCCGTCTCCTGCTCCGCCGACCGCCAGGCGCTCGGCAAGATCACCGCCGAGGGTGTCTTCTTGGAGCAGCTGGAGACCGACCCGGCCAGGTACCTGCCGGACACCACCGACGAACACCTCGACGACGACGTGGTGCGCGTCGACCTCAACCAGCCGATGTCCGCCATCCGCGCCGAGCTCTCCAAGTACCCGGTGAAGACCCGGCTCTCGCTCACCGGCACGCTCGTCGTCGCCCGCGACATCGCGCACGCCAAGATCAAGGAGCGCCTGGACGCCGGCGAGGGCATGCCCAAGTACCTCCAGGACCACCCGGTCTACTACGCCGGCCCGGCCAAGACCCCCGAGGGCTACGCCTCCGGCTCCTTCGGCCCCACCACCGCCGGCCGGATGGACTCCTACGTCGACCAGTTCCAGGCCGCCGGCGGCTCGATGGTCATGCTCGCCAAGGGCAACCGCAGCAAGCAGGTCACCGACGCCTGCGCCCAGCACGGCGGCTTCTACCTCGGCTCCATCGGCGGCCCGGCCGCCCGGCTCGCCCAGGACTGCATCAAGAAGGTCGAGGTCCTGGAGTACGCCGAGCTCGGCATGGAGGCCGTCTGGCGCATCGAGGTCGAGGACTTCCCGGCCTTCATCGTCGTCGACGACAAGGGCAACGACTTCTTCCGCGAGACCACCGAGGGCCCGCTGATCACCAACCTGCGCGTCCGCTCGAAGGAGTAG
- a CDS encoding GntR family transcriptional regulator, with amino-acid sequence MTGSSGEKQPKYQRIADTLRAAIDAGEYRPGDRLPGENDLMDEYGVARMTARQALGVLRSEGIAEARRGAGVFVRDFRPLRRRGIQRLAQGQWGSGRSIWSADIDGRSLVVDQVSVSEQGAPDHVARVLGVDPGEPMCVRHRRFVLDGKPVLLSTSYLSAGLVAGTAITREDTGPGGTYARLAEIGAKPVHFREEVRSRMPSAEEGARLELSAGTPVILICRTAFADEGQVVELNEMILDAASYVLEYDFDA; translated from the coding sequence ATGACCGGCAGCAGTGGCGAGAAGCAGCCCAAGTACCAGCGGATCGCCGACACGCTCAGGGCGGCCATCGACGCCGGCGAGTACCGGCCGGGGGACCGGCTGCCGGGCGAGAACGACCTCATGGACGAGTACGGGGTCGCCCGGATGACGGCCCGCCAGGCGCTGGGGGTGCTGCGGAGCGAGGGCATCGCGGAGGCGCGCCGGGGTGCGGGGGTGTTCGTGCGGGACTTCCGGCCGCTGCGGCGGCGCGGGATCCAGCGGCTGGCGCAGGGGCAGTGGGGGTCGGGCCGGTCGATATGGTCGGCGGACATCGACGGGCGCTCGCTGGTCGTCGACCAGGTGTCGGTCTCCGAGCAGGGCGCGCCCGACCACGTGGCACGGGTGCTGGGCGTCGACCCGGGGGAGCCGATGTGCGTGCGGCACCGCCGTTTCGTGCTGGACGGCAAGCCGGTGCTGCTGTCCACCTCCTACCTGTCGGCCGGCCTGGTCGCCGGCACGGCGATCACCCGGGAGGACACCGGCCCGGGCGGCACGTACGCGCGCCTGGCGGAGATCGGCGCGAAGCCCGTCCACTTCCGCGAGGAGGTGCGCTCGCGCATGCCGAGCGCGGAGGAGGGCGCGCGGCTGGAGCTGTCCGCCGGCACCCCGGTGATCCTGATCTGCCGGACGGCCTTCGCGGACGAGGGCCAGGTCGTCGAGCTGAACGAGATGATCCTCGACGCCGCCTCCTACGTCCTGGAGTACGACTTCGACGCGTGA
- a CDS encoding AfsR/SARP family transcriptional regulator, whose translation MEFRETPPLPALRFQVLGPVQAWLDGRPLALGSPQQQAVLTALLLHAGRPVTTQDLVDGLWGDRPPTQAVAALRTYVSRLRAVIEPRRETRAPAELLVSVADGYALRIPGDALDVTVFENLSAEATTARAAGDLHEAHRLLVRALGLFSGRPLTGIPGPYADAQRLRLAERQVAASEDMCAAALDIGLHAEVVGELNSLTAEHPLRERLRELLMLALYRCGRQAESLGVYTDTRKLLIDELGVEPGAGLSAMHSRILAADQTLTLPAAPVRDDGSPTPPPPAQLPADVSDFSGRSGLVADLSTVLMNATGQAVVVTSLAGIGGVGKTTLAVHVAHRVRTEFPDGQLYVDLRGAGASPADPAVVLGDFLHTLGVTENPDSLEQRAALYRSLLASRRMLILLDNARDAEQIRPLIPGVSGCAVLATSRSRLAGIPGAQLFDVEELTADEALSLFSAIVGEQRVAAEPEAAMAVVTACGFLPLAVRIAAARLASRPRWSVSDLARRLADQRRRLDELQLGNLAVETTIGLGYGQLSTAEARAFRLLSLIDAPDVPLAAAAALLGVDDDTAEDLAEALVEANMLECFSPGRYRYHDLLRLYAQRQNERIGDLEEQQLAVLRLLDLLIPTVYNAAQTIEPDDPLPELLSSLTSPGLSLPTSGAAQDWLRSEGALLLSAIVAAADGPGDLQRSAIDLLILLYCLGPDPTHGPRVRRILEIMGRDAQDRGDSAALARVHFALGTLQSVTSDFQGAEHSLRRSLEFQAPDDATIFRLATANTLGWILSVGNRPAEALPFLEQALAISQVVGTPIGEARLISNIARVQHRLGMTETAIQSATDAVAAARTSKNGPYLAHTLYQLGVVLSSGEAVEHLREAHQLYQSQQNPLWEGYTLARLSSSLLAAGRHAEAAETAGESLTIGQDMDSAYCQGLANAALGEALLALAQPARGLACLREAHAIFTRLGVPEASPVADLISRQHTEPLPTSPPAP comes from the coding sequence ATGGAGTTTCGGGAGACGCCGCCTCTGCCTGCGCTGCGCTTCCAAGTCCTCGGTCCGGTCCAGGCCTGGCTCGACGGCAGACCCCTCGCGCTCGGTTCCCCGCAGCAGCAGGCTGTTCTGACTGCCCTTCTCCTGCACGCCGGCCGTCCCGTCACCACCCAGGACCTCGTCGACGGTCTCTGGGGCGACCGCCCGCCGACCCAAGCCGTCGCAGCGCTTCGCACCTACGTCTCCCGGCTTCGCGCGGTCATCGAGCCTCGACGGGAAACGCGGGCGCCCGCCGAGCTGCTGGTCTCGGTCGCCGACGGTTACGCCCTGCGCATTCCCGGCGACGCCCTCGATGTGACGGTCTTCGAGAATCTCTCGGCGGAGGCGACCACGGCCCGGGCCGCGGGCGATCTCCACGAGGCGCACCGGCTCCTCGTCCGCGCCCTCGGGTTGTTCAGCGGGCGCCCGCTCACCGGCATCCCCGGCCCCTACGCGGACGCACAGCGCCTGCGGCTCGCCGAGCGCCAGGTCGCCGCCTCCGAGGACATGTGCGCAGCGGCCCTCGACATCGGGCTGCACGCCGAGGTGGTCGGCGAACTGAACTCCCTGACCGCCGAACACCCGCTCCGGGAACGGCTCCGCGAGCTGCTGATGCTGGCGCTGTACCGCTGTGGGCGCCAGGCCGAGTCCCTGGGCGTCTACACCGACACGCGGAAGCTGCTGATCGACGAGCTCGGTGTCGAACCGGGTGCCGGCCTGTCCGCCATGCACTCGCGTATCCTCGCCGCCGACCAGACACTGACCCTCCCGGCCGCACCCGTTCGCGACGACGGCTCGCCGACACCTCCGCCTCCGGCCCAACTCCCGGCCGACGTTTCGGACTTCAGTGGACGGTCCGGACTTGTCGCCGATCTCTCCACCGTCCTGATGAACGCCACGGGGCAGGCGGTCGTCGTGACCTCCCTGGCCGGCATCGGCGGAGTGGGGAAGACGACGCTCGCCGTCCACGTGGCTCATCGGGTTCGGACCGAGTTCCCGGACGGGCAGCTCTACGTCGACCTGCGCGGAGCCGGTGCCTCACCGGCCGACCCCGCAGTCGTCCTGGGCGACTTCCTGCACACGCTCGGCGTCACCGAGAACCCCGACTCCCTTGAGCAGCGCGCGGCGCTCTACCGTTCGCTGCTCGCCAGCCGGCGGATGCTCATCCTGCTGGACAACGCGCGGGATGCCGAGCAGATCAGGCCGCTCATTCCCGGCGTCTCCGGCTGTGCGGTGCTCGCCACCAGCAGGTCCCGCCTGGCCGGGATCCCCGGTGCGCAGCTGTTCGACGTCGAGGAGCTGACCGCCGACGAGGCACTGTCGCTCTTCTCGGCCATCGTCGGGGAACAGCGTGTCGCCGCCGAGCCGGAGGCGGCCATGGCAGTGGTCACCGCCTGCGGATTCCTCCCGCTTGCCGTCCGGATCGCCGCGGCCCGGCTGGCCAGTCGGCCCCGGTGGAGCGTCTCGGACCTCGCCCGGCGGTTAGCCGACCAGCGTCGGCGCCTGGACGAACTGCAGCTCGGCAATCTCGCGGTGGAGACCACGATCGGGCTCGGCTACGGACAGCTCTCCACAGCGGAGGCCCGGGCCTTTCGGCTGCTGTCCCTGATCGACGCCCCCGACGTCCCGCTGGCGGCCGCGGCGGCGTTGCTCGGTGTGGACGACGACACCGCCGAGGACCTTGCCGAAGCCCTGGTCGAAGCGAACATGCTGGAGTGCTTCTCGCCCGGCCGCTACCGGTACCACGACCTGCTGCGGCTCTACGCCCAGCGCCAGAACGAGCGAATCGGAGACCTCGAGGAACAGCAGCTGGCAGTTCTGCGGCTGCTCGACCTGCTGATACCGACCGTCTACAACGCGGCGCAGACCATCGAGCCGGACGATCCGCTGCCGGAGCTGCTGAGCTCGCTCACCTCGCCGGGGCTGAGTCTTCCGACCAGCGGGGCCGCACAGGACTGGCTCCGTAGCGAGGGCGCCCTGCTGCTCAGCGCCATCGTGGCCGCGGCGGACGGCCCCGGTGACCTGCAACGCTCGGCGATCGACCTGCTGATCCTGCTGTACTGCCTCGGCCCGGACCCGACCCACGGACCTCGGGTCCGCCGGATTCTGGAGATCATGGGCCGCGACGCGCAGGACCGCGGCGACTCGGCCGCGCTTGCCCGCGTGCATTTCGCACTGGGCACGCTGCAGTCGGTCACCAGCGACTTCCAAGGCGCGGAGCACTCCCTCCGCCGAAGCCTCGAATTTCAGGCACCGGATGACGCGACCATCTTCCGCCTCGCCACGGCCAACACGCTGGGCTGGATCCTCAGCGTCGGCAATCGCCCGGCCGAGGCGCTGCCGTTCCTCGAACAGGCCCTCGCCATCAGCCAGGTGGTCGGCACACCGATCGGCGAGGCCAGGCTGATCAGCAACATCGCCCGGGTCCAGCACCGGCTCGGCATGACGGAGACCGCGATCCAGTCCGCCACCGACGCTGTTGCCGCCGCCCGGACGTCCAAGAACGGCCCCTACCTGGCCCACACCCTCTACCAGCTCGGCGTGGTGCTCTCCTCCGGTGAGGCCGTGGAGCACCTGCGCGAGGCCCACCAGCTCTACCAGTCGCAGCAGAACCCGCTGTGGGAGGGCTACACCCTCGCCCGGCTCTCGTCCTCGCTGCTCGCCGCCGGACGGCATGCCGAGGCGGCCGAGACGGCGGGTGAGTCGCTGACGATCGGCCAGGACATGGACTCCGCCTACTGCCAGGGCCTCGCGAACGCCGCCCTCGGCGAGGCGTTGCTCGCCCTCGCCCAGCCGGCGCGTGGGCTCGCCTGCCTCCGGGAGGCGCATGCGATCTTCACGCGGCTCGGTGTGCCCGAGGCCTCCCCCGTGGCGGACCTCATCTCCCGGCAGCACACCGAGCCACTCCCTACCTCTCCCCCCGCGCCGTAA